A portion of the Zootoca vivipara chromosome 6, rZooViv1.1, whole genome shotgun sequence genome contains these proteins:
- the NIPAL3 gene encoding NIPA-like protein 3 isoform X2 yields the protein MERANGPGLQLQPLATLSVPRLAHEDSFSYKENLIGALLAIFGHLVISIALNLQKYSHIRLVGCKDHRAYFKTKTWWCGLFLLFLGELGVFSAYAFAPLSLIVPLGAVSVIASAIIGIIFIKEKWKPKDFLSCGLAVVGTYLLITFGPNSHETMTGENITKHLVSWPFLLYMLVEIIIFCLLLYFYKERKANYIVVILLLAALLGSMTVITVKAVAGMVVVSIRGNLQLGYPIFYIMVVCMVATASFQATFLTQATQLYDASQIASIGYILSTATAITAGATFYMDFIGEDILHICMFALGCLIAFLGVFLITRNKRKSIFFEPYISMDAMPSMQNLHDNGTAVQPELKTSFSYGALENNDAISEIYAPATLPIVQEEHGSRGSSVPPYRVMEHNKGE from the exons ATGGAGAGAGCAAATGGCCCTGGTCTACAGCTCCAGCCGCTTGCAACATTGTCTGTACCACGGCTAGCTCATGAGGATTCCTTCTCTTACAAG GAAAACCTGATTGGTGCCCTGCTGGCTATTTTTGGACACCTCGTTATCAGCATAGCACTCAACCTCCAG AAATACAGCCATATCCGGCTGGTGGGTTGCAAGGACCACCGGGCCTACTTCAAGACCAAGACATGGTGGTGTGGCCTGTTCCTGCTGTTCCTGGGGGAGCTGGGGGTCTTCTCTGCCTATGCCTTTGCGCCCCTTTCCCTGATTGTGCCCCTTGGTGCCGTGTCTGTTATAG CAAGTGCAATCATTGGAATCATATTCATTAAGGAAAAATGGAAGCCGAAAGATTTCTTGA GCTGTGGCTTGGCTGTTGTCGGGACATACCTGCTGATAACCTTCGGGCCTAACAGTCATGAGACCATGACAGGAGAGAACATCACTAAGCACTTGGTCAGCTGGCCATTTCTCTTGTATATG cTGGTAGAGATCATCATTTTCTGCCTGCTGTTGTATTTCTACAAAGAGAGGAAAGCTAACTATATTGTGGTGATTCTGCTGTTGGCAGCACTCCTGG GTTCAATGACAGTCATCACGGTGAAGGCAGTGGCAGGCATGGTGGTGGTTTCAATACGAGGGAACCTCCAGCTGGGCTACCCCATTTTCTACATCATGGTGGTTTGCATGGTGGCAACAGCATCCTTTCAGGCAAC GTTTTTAACACAAGCAACACAGCTGTACGATGCATCACAGATTGCCAGCATAGGATACATCTTGTCCACTGCAACAGCAATTACTGCAG GTGCAACCTTCTACATGGACTTCATTGGAGAAGACATACTTCATATATGCATGTTTGCCTTGGG gtgCCTCATTGCATTTTTAGGCGTCTTCTTGATCACTAGAAACAAGAGGAAATCAATCTTTTTCGAACCGTACATCTCCATGGATGCTATGCCAa GCATGCAGAATTTGCATGACAACGGAACGGCAGTTCAGCCTGAGCTCAAAACGTCATTTTCCTATGGTGCCCTGGAGAACAACGACGCCATCTCTGAGATCTACGCACCTGCTACGTTGCCGATAGTGCAGGAGGAACATGGTTCGAGGGGGTCATCTGTGCCTCCCTACCGGGTCATGGAGCATAACAAAGGGGAGTGA
- the NIPAL3 gene encoding NIPA-like protein 3 isoform X1, which produces MERANGPGLQLQPLATLSVPRLAHEDSFSYKENLIGALLAIFGHLVISIALNLQKYSHIRLVGCKDHRAYFKTKTWWCGLFLLFLGELGVFSAYAFAPLSLIVPLGAVSVIASAIIGIIFIKEKWKPKDFLRRYVLSFIGCGLAVVGTYLLITFGPNSHETMTGENITKHLVSWPFLLYMLVEIIIFCLLLYFYKERKANYIVVILLLAALLGSMTVITVKAVAGMVVVSIRGNLQLGYPIFYIMVVCMVATASFQATFLTQATQLYDASQIASIGYILSTATAITAGATFYMDFIGEDILHICMFALGCLIAFLGVFLITRNKRKSIFFEPYISMDAMPSMQNLHDNGTAVQPELKTSFSYGALENNDAISEIYAPATLPIVQEEHGSRGSSVPPYRVMEHNKGE; this is translated from the exons ATGGAGAGAGCAAATGGCCCTGGTCTACAGCTCCAGCCGCTTGCAACATTGTCTGTACCACGGCTAGCTCATGAGGATTCCTTCTCTTACAAG GAAAACCTGATTGGTGCCCTGCTGGCTATTTTTGGACACCTCGTTATCAGCATAGCACTCAACCTCCAG AAATACAGCCATATCCGGCTGGTGGGTTGCAAGGACCACCGGGCCTACTTCAAGACCAAGACATGGTGGTGTGGCCTGTTCCTGCTGTTCCTGGGGGAGCTGGGGGTCTTCTCTGCCTATGCCTTTGCGCCCCTTTCCCTGATTGTGCCCCTTGGTGCCGTGTCTGTTATAG CAAGTGCAATCATTGGAATCATATTCATTAAGGAAAAATGGAAGCCGAAAGATTTCTTGA GGCGCTATGTTTTGTCCTTCATAGGCTGTGGCTTGGCTGTTGTCGGGACATACCTGCTGATAACCTTCGGGCCTAACAGTCATGAGACCATGACAGGAGAGAACATCACTAAGCACTTGGTCAGCTGGCCATTTCTCTTGTATATG cTGGTAGAGATCATCATTTTCTGCCTGCTGTTGTATTTCTACAAAGAGAGGAAAGCTAACTATATTGTGGTGATTCTGCTGTTGGCAGCACTCCTGG GTTCAATGACAGTCATCACGGTGAAGGCAGTGGCAGGCATGGTGGTGGTTTCAATACGAGGGAACCTCCAGCTGGGCTACCCCATTTTCTACATCATGGTGGTTTGCATGGTGGCAACAGCATCCTTTCAGGCAAC GTTTTTAACACAAGCAACACAGCTGTACGATGCATCACAGATTGCCAGCATAGGATACATCTTGTCCACTGCAACAGCAATTACTGCAG GTGCAACCTTCTACATGGACTTCATTGGAGAAGACATACTTCATATATGCATGTTTGCCTTGGG gtgCCTCATTGCATTTTTAGGCGTCTTCTTGATCACTAGAAACAAGAGGAAATCAATCTTTTTCGAACCGTACATCTCCATGGATGCTATGCCAa GCATGCAGAATTTGCATGACAACGGAACGGCAGTTCAGCCTGAGCTCAAAACGTCATTTTCCTATGGTGCCCTGGAGAACAACGACGCCATCTCTGAGATCTACGCACCTGCTACGTTGCCGATAGTGCAGGAGGAACATGGTTCGAGGGGGTCATCTGTGCCTCCCTACCGGGTCATGGAGCATAACAAAGGGGAGTGA